Part of the Vibrio sp. SCSIO 43137 genome, ACTCAATGCGATAACAACAAACAGCGTCTTCTTAATGCTATCGTTATTACTTGCCATAGCGTGCTAGCCTCCGTTTAACGTTTTTCTCAACCACTACGTAGTCGAACAGCGGTGCAAACAGGTTAGCGAACAGAATTGCCAGCATCATACCTTCAGGGTATGCAGGGTTAACTACACGAACCAGAACACACATCAGACCGATCAGAATACCGTAAGCCCATTTACCTTTGTCAGTGAATGAAGCAGATACAGGGTCGGTAGCCATAAAGAACATACCGAACGCAAAGCCACCCAGCACTAAGTGCCAGTGCCATGCCATCTGGAACATTGGGTTAGTATCAGAACCGATTACATTAAACAGGGTAGACGTAACAATCATACCGATCATTACACCACCAATGATGCGCCATGAAGCAATGCCCATGTAAACAATCATTGCGGCACCAATCATTAGTGCAAGTGTAGAAACTTCACCGATTGAACCCGGGATATTACCGATAAAGGCATCCATCCAGGTAATCGCTTCGCCTGTTACGTTGTTAATTAGTGCACCATTACCACCCGTTGCCCACTGGCTAAGTGCAGTTGCACCAGAGAAGCCATCAGCAGCTGTCCATACTACATCGCCTGAAATCTGTGCCGGATAAGCAAAGAACAGGAATGCACGGCCTGCAAGAGCAGGGTTAAGGAAGTTACGGCCGGTACCACCAAAGATCTCTTTAGCCACTACCACACCAAAGGTAATACCCAGGGCAGCCTGCCATAACGGCAGTGTCGGTGGCACAATAAGAGCAAACAGGATAGAGGTTACAAAGAAGCCTTCGTTCACTTCGTGCTTACGTACGATACAGAACAGAACTTCCCAGAAACCACCCACTGCAAATACAACGGCGTAGATAGGCAGGAAGTAGGTTGCACCAAGCAACATCATCGAGCCCCAGCCGGCATCACTACCCAGTGATCCGCCAAGTGCCTCAACAATCCAGTAATGCCAGTTACCTGAAATTACTTCTGCAAGCTGAGCACCTTCATAAAGGTGGTTCAGGGCAACAATGGCCTGATGACCAGAGTTATACATACCCCAGAACATAGCAGGGAATACAGCGAACCACACCATAATCATGATACGTTTCAGGTCAACGCTGTCACGAACGTGAGCGCTTCGCTGAGTAACGGTACCCGGTGTGTAGAACAGAGTTGCGGTCGCTTCGTAAAGTGGATACCACTTTTCGTACTTACCGCCCGCTTCGAAATGCGGTTCTAAGTCCTCAATAATTTTCTTGAGCATGGATCACCCTTCCTTCTCAATCGTATCCAGGATTTCACGAAGCATAACGCCATACTCGTATTTACCCGGACATACATAGGTGCACAATGCCAAATCTTCTTCGTCCAGCTCAAGGCAACCAAGGCGTTGCGCGCTGTCAGAATCACCTGCACACAGGTCACGAAGTAACAGAGTTGGCTCCATATCTAAAGGCATCACTTTCTCATAGTTGCCGATTGGCACCATGGCACGTTCACCGCCATTCAGCGATGTCGTCATATTGAAAAGCTGACCTTTAAACAGGTGGCTAAGGAATGATTTAGTCACTGAGAATTTATTCTTACCAGGCATAGCCCAGCCGAATAGCTCTTTCTCACGACCTTCACGCAGTACAGAAACCTGCTGATGATAACGTCCCAGATATGCATGAGGACCTGCAGCCTGAACACCAGACAATACAGAACCAGAGATAACGCGGACTTCACCCGGCATAATTTCACGCTCTACGATATCTTCAACTGCAGCACCTAGTTGAGTACGAACCAAACGAGGGTTGGTTACAACAGGGCCAGCCAGAGAGATAACGCGATCGGTATAAATTTCACCAGTCAGGAACAGCTTACCGAAGGCAATCACATCCTGATAGTTGATGCTCCAGGCAACATTTTCCATGTTCACCGGATACAGGTGATGCATATGAGTGCCCGCTAACCCTGCTGGGTGAGGACCATCAAATACATGCTCTTCAATGTTAGAAGCATTGCTCTTTGGAAGGCTTGTACCTTGCTTACATACGTAAACATTGCCATCAGTCAGACGAGAAATAACATCCAAACCAGCAACAAAGGCTTCAGCTTGCTCATTGATGATAACCTGAGGATCAGCCGCTAACGGATTGGTATCCGTTGCAGTGACAAAGATCGCTTTTGTTTCAGCATCAACAGCAGGAACCTTACTAAACGGACGAGTTCGCAGAGCAGTCCACATACCAGAATCAATCAGTTGCTTCTTAACCGCATCGCGCTCAAGAGAAACCAGTTGGTCGGACGTGTAGCTATCAAACGTGATTTGCTCATCACCTGCTACTTCAATCACTACGGATTGAAGAACACGCTTGGCACCACGGTTTACTTCGATAACTTTACCACTTGCAGGAGAAGTGAAGATAACACCAGGATTCTTTTTATCAGCAAAAAGAACCTGACCTTTTTTCACTTCATCCCCTACGCGAGCATGCATTGTTGGACGCATTCCCACGTACTCTTCGCCTAGCAAGGCGACTTTTTTGACGGGATTACCGTCATTAATCACCTGGGCAGGAGCTCCCGAAATCGGAAGATCTAAACCCTTTTTTATTGTAATCATACGCACTTGCACTATTTTTATCGGAAAAAAGATTCTTTAATTGCGTAACATTTAGACACGACATGAATTGTGTCCGGTTCCGGCGCGCAAAAAATCGCCGAAATCGCAACATTCTATTAATTTATTCTTCACATGGTTAAATGCGAGGAATTTTCAGGTTCGGTAGTTTAGCACTTTTTGTCGCATTCGCGCCAATACCAATTCTGCCTAGGGCATACCATTTCTGCCTAGAATCACTCTTTTTCGGGCTAAAAAAAGCAAGAATGAGATCTAGAACCAACTTAATTTTAACTTAAGCACAATTGTTAAAAATCGTATTATTTTAACTTATCTGCAAATCGATTATCTTGCATTAATGTTAATAATAGTGATCATTTTTACATTGAAGCGGAATCTGACTTTTGTTAGCAGACTGTTTTGTCATAGTCTGAAATATTTCCGCTTCTATTTTGCTCAGCAGTACAAATTTCGGGAAAGGACAAGGTCAGCGGGGAGAGTTACTTACCACCACCCATACAATCCGGCGTTTTAGGAATCAAACCATTTTGTTCCTGCCATTCAGCCTGTGTATACGTATGTATGGATAAAGCGTGAATCTGACCTGCTAACTCTTGTGCCAGTGCCTGATTCACCTTTCTGTGCCGCCCTATCAACCTGTCACCCTCAAAGTCGTCGCTAACAACAACGACTTTAAAATGACTTTCTGAACCGGCCGGTACGTTGTGCATATAACTTTCATTTACTACCTGTAAATGAATGGGAGAAAACGTATTGTGAAGCTTGGTTTCAATCTGTTCTTGCAACATATTCCTGTCTCTGAAGCTAACTAGGCCAGTTTAGACGGCGATAATAATACGCATCAATCTAAGCAACCTTAATACCTAATTGTGAGTAAATACTATCGCAACTATCACAAAACTTCTCTGTATGTTTTAGTTCCTTGTCATCCCCGCTTTTGCGACAATACACAACCAGAAGAAAACCGAACACAGTAAGAATATGAGCGAAGTAAAAACAGAACTACTCTTTCAGCAACGAAGCCTGACCCTCTACCGCTATCCAAAGCGGGCAAATGATCTATTACAGGCATGGGACGCCGGAGATGAGTATCTGATTAGCCATGTGGAAGAATTACAACTCGCAGAAGGCAAAAATATCGTTATCCTTAACGATCAGTTCGGTGCTCTCTCTTGCTGGTTTTCCGCCAAACATAATGTCACCATGGTCAGCGACTCTTTTCTTGCTTGTCAGGGTACGGCTGACAACCTGAAACTGAACCAGTGTAACGCAATCACTCAGTTAAACGCACTGGATGATTTACCAGAAAAAATCGATTTAGTGCTGTTTAAGCTACCAAAAAGTAACCGCTTACTTACATGGCAGCTAAGCCAGTTAAGAGCCCGCTTAGATAGCAACTGTCCGGTCATTGCTGTAAATAAGGCTAAGGATATTCATAGCTCTACCCTGAAACTTTTCGAAAAACACCTGGGGACAACTCAAACCTCACTGGCAAAAAAGAAGCACAGGCTGGTTTTTTCCAAAGCTGATAGCAAGGCCGGAGCAATGATTAATCCAGTGACCGAGTGGCAGGTAGATGGCGAAAACTATCACCTTAAGAACTACCCTAATGTCTATTCCGGAGAAAGTCTGGATCTCGGTGCTCGGTTTATGCTTAACCATATTCCGTCAAATGATAGGTACAAACATATTATTGATCTTGGTTGTGGCAACGGTGTGCTGTCAGTGAAAGCAGCACAACAAAATCCTCAGGCTAAAATTACCTGTGTGGATGAGAGTTTTATGGCAGTTGAGTCTGCCAAACTGAACCTTCAGGCAGCACTGGGTGAAGAGCACAACTCCAGCTTTGTTGCTAACAACTGTCTGGACGGTTTTGCAGCAGAGAGCGCAGACCTTGTTCTGTGTAATCCTCCGTTTCATCAGCAAAATGCCATTACTGACCATATAGCGTGGCAAATGTTCTGTGATGCCAAGCATGTTCTCAACAACAACGGACAATTATTGGTTATCGGTAACCGCCACCTGAGCTACGATAATAAGCTCAGCCGACTGTTTGGAAAGCAGCAAGTAAAACTGATTGCTTCAAATCGTAAATTTGTTATTTTACAAGCAACTAAATAACTGACAGCCTGCCAGCTTAAAGGCGTGAATATAAAAAGGAAATGAATCATGAAAAAACTGATACTAGCAGCCTCTGTTGTGCTGCTTGCTGCCTGCTCCTCATCTCCGCAAGAGCCTCAGGTAAACTTCATGCCTCAGATAACCACCAGTCAGAACAGAGTCGTTGATAACCTGACACTAAGTCTGGATAGTAGGGATGCCCGTTCTGCCCAGTATGTAGCTCTGGTAGATAGCGGCCGTAACAATATCCTACCGATTCATGCTAAGCAAAATGTACGCATAACGCTGGAATCTGCCCTGAACGACCAACTGAATGCTCAGGGATACAGAATCTCTGTAAACAGCCCGAACACCCTTGCTCTTGAAATTCGTGAGCTGCTGATCAATGTAAGACACAGCGTTATGTCTAACGAGATGGAAGCCAAGGTTACTCTTCAGCTAACGGCTGAAACCCCTGCCGGTAAACTGGTAAAAACCTATAACGGTAGCGCAAGCAAATCGGGCACCTTCAGCGCTTCAGATGCTCAGATTGAAGAAGTACTGAACGATATTACTAGTCTGGTTCTCAAAGAGATTGCCAACGACCCTGAGCTTAACAACTATATGAAGGAACGCTTCTGATGAAGAAACTACTTATCTCACTGGCTTGTCTGTTTAGTGCCTCTGTAATGGCTGCACCATCGGTCATTTTTGAAACGTCTATGGGGAACTTCACTATAGAGCTGGATTCAGAAAAAGCGCCTGTTACCACTAAAAACTTCCTTAGCTATGTAGAAGACGGCAGCTATGAAGGCACTATTTTCCATCGCGTTATCCCCGGCTTTATGGCTCAGGGTGGCGGCTTTGATACAGATATGAAAAAAGTCGCTGCGAATAAACCGATTAAAAACGAGGCCAGCAACGGATTAAAAAACAGAGTGGCCACTATTGCGATGGCAAGAACGTCTGATCCTGACTCTGCAACCCGTCAGTTCTTTATTAACTATAACGACAACGATTTTCTTGATTATAAAGAGTCAGCAAATCCGGGGTACGCTGTTTTCGGTAAAGTAACTGAAGGGTTTGAGAATGTACAGAAGATGGCCAAACAGCCGACTAAGTCACTAGGCCGTTACCATGATGTTCCGGCTACTGCTATTGTAATCAACAAAGTTACCGTTAAAAAGTAAACTCAATCTTAAAATAGAGAGCCGATTTATTCGGCTCTTTTTGTTACCGGGCTTTATTATTACCGGACTATAAAAACAGGGATAGTTAAATGACACAACAAATCACCTGGCTGGAAACAGTAAAAAGTTATCTGGATAAAAAACTACTTTGGGTCTTTATGCTGGGTTGCTCAAGCGGCTTTCCATGGGTACTCATTGGCTCAAATATGTCCGGCTGGCTGAAAGATGCAGGACTGACCCGCGCTGCTATTGGTTACTTCGGCTCAGTATTTGCCGTCTATGCTATTAACTTTCTCTGGGCCCCTCTGGTTGACCGGGTGAGGCTTCCGCTGCTAACCGCGCTTCTCGGACAACGCAGAAGCTGGATATTTTTGTGTCAGTCACTGATCCTGGTCGCCACTCTATTTATTGCCGGTGTTAACCCTGCAAATGATCTGATGTTTACCTCAATGCTGGCACTGGGGATTGCTATCGCTTCTGCCACGCAGGATATCGCTATAGATGCCTTCCGTATCGATACCTTCCCTAAATCTGATTCCAGTAAACTGCCGCAGGCTTCTGCTATGGCGGTAATAGGCTGGTGGACAGGTTACTCACTTCCGGGGTATCTCGCCTTTATCAACGCGGACAGCATCGGCTGGAATGGCGTTTACTACGGTATGGCGATGATTGTCGGCGTGCTTATGCTATTTACCCTGCTGGTAGGCGAGCCACAAACCAACAGAGATGAACTGCAACATATGGCAGAAGAGCGACATAATAAGGTGGTCGGCTCAAAACTGGTGGCGTGGCTTAGTGTAACGGTAGTAGAACCATTCCTCGACTTCTTCAGACGAAACGGTGTTCAGGTTGCGGTTACCCTGCTGCTATTTGTATTCCTGTTTAAAATTGGTGAAGCCTTCCTTGGCAGAATGTCGATTACCTTTTACAAAGAGGTCGGCTTTAGTAATGAGCAGATAGGCCATTACTCTAAGCTTATCGGCTGGTGGGTCACCATCTTCTTTACCTTGGTCGGCAGTATGTTCAATGTCAAGTTCGGTATTGTACGGGGGCTTATGATAGGCGGTATCGCTATGGCCTCCAGTAACCTGATGTTTGCCTGGATCGCCTCAGCCGGACCAAGTGAAAACCTGTTCCTTGCTACGATTATTGTCGATAACTTTACCACCGCATTCTCTACGGTTGCCTTTGTCTCCTTCCTGACAGTGTTAACAGGACAGGCTTTCTCTGCAACACAGTACGCCCTGCTAGCTTCCCTTGGTAACTTTGGCCGAACCACGCTAGCCTCTTTTAGTGGCGAACTGGCAGACTACCTTAATGACTGGTCATTATTCTTTATTCTGACCGCGGTAATGGTGATTCCAAGCCTGATAATGCTTTACTCACTGCGTCATTACTTTGCTGATTTACTGGAAAAAGCAAAAAATCATCAGGGCTAATCTTTAAATAGTCCAGACTTACAATCATCAAATCATATCTAAGCGAACGACTTTAAACTCGTTCGCTTTTTTATATCCATACTTAAACGGCTTTCGTTGTTTCACACTGAACCTTTCAACAATAACTGATAAAAATATCCAAAGGATTATTTATTGTTCAATTTTATTATTTACGTATCACTTTGATGACATGGTAAAAACAAACTAAACTCTACCAATATCACAATATCAATTGCTGCATTTGCAAACGCAAAAACAACAGTTACAGGTAACATAAGTATAAATATTCAGACACTACACTAAAAATATCCCTACAAGCCTTTAGTTTAAAAGCTCTAATTTAGATTAGTTAAAACTAATACTGCCAACTAACACACCTGTTAGTAATATTTTCCGTGTAATATATGCAATGAATAATAAGATCCACCTCACGCTATCAATGCAAAACAAATGTAACGCAAACGGTAAACTAATTTAGTTCCCCAACAGATCTTATTTACTTGAACCTCATCACAAATTATTTCCATTTTTGCACTGGATCTCACTTTTCATTTGAACTTTTACCGCTATTATTCGCCACCTACGGACATATAAGCAGCCCATGGAACTGGCTACTTAATTTAACAATTTTTGAAGAGTATCCCCTTATGCGCAAATCAATCATTGCTCTTGGCGTAATGGCAGCGGCTGCTGCTGTTCCTGCACAAGCAGAATATCTATTCGGTTTTGGTAACATGTATGTTGATTACCAAATGTGGAACCACGGTATTGGTAACGACAAATCTAACTTTGGTCAGGAAATCGACGATCGCAACCAGGCAGTAATCGGTATCGATGGCGGTGCTGTATTTGACTGGGGTCAAATCTACGGCTTCTACGACTACGAAGGTGTTGACCGTGGTGGCGACAACCGTGGTGCTTCAGCGAAAGGTACTATCCACTATAACCTGACTGACTCAGGCGTAACTCTATACGCTCAGGTTTACAATACAGATAAAGATAAAGGTCCTACACTGCACGAGCAGAACCGTGTAATCGGTCTGGGCTACACTGGTCTTAAAGGTGACGGCTGGGGAGTATCTACTTTCTTAGGTGTTCATCACATTAACACTGAAGGCAGCGACGCTAACCCTGCAATCACTGGTAACAACGGCGGTATGGCTGGCTGGGTTGGTTACTACAACACAGAAATTGGTGGCGAGAAGTTTACTTTCTCTACTTGGGGTGAGCTAGAATTTGCTCGCAATAAGAGATACTCAGACGTACAAAGCACTGAGTTTGCAAACGGCAAAGGCAGCGAGAGCTGGGGTCTTAACGGTAGTGTAAACGCAATGTGGAACTTCCACGAAAACTGGTCTACTGGTGTTCTTTACCGTTACACAGTAAACAAATTGGGCCGCAGAGATTACCAGGATATCGTAATCTACCGTCTGCAGTACGCTTTCTAAGTAAAGCTTAAAAAATAATCCACTTTAAAAAGGCGCTCAATGCGCCTTTTTTATTGCAATCCGTTTACTGATCGCTATGCTTTGTGCAAACTCAAATGGAGATGTTCAACTTGAATATTACTGTGCTGGGTGCCGGAGCAATAGGTACTCTATGGGCATTTTATTTAAAGCAGGCCGGACACCATATAGAACTGCAGACTCGCAGCCAAGACGAACAAGTTCTGTTACGCTCAGTCGATAACGCTCCGGCCGTGTCGTTCCAGGCAAACCGCACCAGTTTCCTGGCTGAAACCGACCTTGTGCTGGTAACCGTCAAAGCAGGTCAGGTAAAAACGGCTATAGACTCCATCGCAGATAAGCTTCACCCTGACACCATTTTGCTATTTATGCATAACGGAATGGGTAGCATAGACGAAGTTTATTCCCGCCTATCTGCTCACCCTGTGGTTCTGGCCACAACCACTCATGGCGCACTGAAACAGAGCCCTGAAAAAGTACTGCATACCGGTGAAGGGATAACCTTGCTCGGCGGTTATAACAGCAAAGGGAAACAGTGCCAGTTTTTAGCCGATGTGCTCAACAGTGCCTTACCTGAAGTACAGTGGGACAAGGATATTAATAAGGTGTTGTGGAACAAGCTGGCAGTTAACTGTGCGATTAACCCTCTGACAGCACTTTATCAGTGTAAAAATGGTGAGCTGGCCTCTGACAGCTATAAAGCAGAGCTTATTCAGATAATAGAAGAGGTCACTCAGGTTATGCAGGCCGAACAGATTGATGTTGAGTTCTCAATTCTGTTCAATAAAGTAATGGATGTGATTAATGCCACCGCAGAGAACTTCTCTTCAATGCATCAGGATATCTATTATCAGCGACCATCAGAGATAGACTATATAACCGGCTACCTGTGCAGAAAAGCAGAACAGCACCAAATAGCCGTACCGGCAAACTCAACCCTGTACAAAAAAATCAGGCAACTGGAAAACCATCAGGATAACTTATGAACCACAATATTTTAGTCCCTATCGCTCCGGGAACAGAAGAGATGGAAGCGATCACCATGATCGATATTTTTGTCCGGGCAGGATACAAGGTGACCGTTGCCAGCGTAGATTTTAACGGAGCCTTATCGGTGAAGGCCTCCAGAGGAGTAACACTGACGGCAGACTGCAAACTGGTTGATGTGGCAGATGAGGAGTTCGATGTTATAGCCCTTCCTGGTGGTGTTCAGGGTGCGGAAAATTTCCGCGACAGTACCCTGCTGACTGAAATGATAAAACAGCAAAAATATGATGGCCGCTGGGTCGCCGCGATTTGCGCTGCACCTGCTCTGGTTTTGCAGTCACATAACCTTTACCCTGATGCGTTAATGACCTGCCACCCCTCATTTCAGAGTACTATTGCTGAAAACAACTGGCGCCCTAAGCGGGTAACCATTGATGTCACTCATAAGCTGGTCACCAGTCAGGGACCGGCTACCGCTCTGGAGTTTGCTATGGAGATTGTTATTCTGCTCTCCGGAAAAGCGCACGCATGGTCAATAGCGGAACCTATGGTGACACTGCCGACGCTTCACTATCATATTCTTGGAAACTAGTATGCTGGATATAAACTCAGTTCGTGCACAATTTCCGGCATTATCAAGTCAGGCAACCGGGCAGCTTGTCTATCTGGATAGTGCGGCAACCACCCAGAAGCCAGAAGCGGTTATTAATACCATTCAAAACTACTACCGCAGTCACAACGCGAATGTTCATCGCGGTAGTCACTCCCTGACCGCTCAGGCAACGTCACAGTTTGAATCTGCCCGCGAAACGGTTCGCAGGTTTATCGGAGCCAGTGACAGTAAGGAAATCATCTGGACCAGAGGAGCGACAGAAGCCGTTAACCTGATTGCTCAGACCTATGCCCGCAATGCCCTTCAGCCGGGAGATGAAATTCTGGTGAGCGAAATGGAGCATCACGCCAATATTGTTCCGTGGCAGATTGTGGCTGAGCAGACCGGCGCAAAGGTAGTAAAAATCCCCATGCTTGCAGACTGTACGCTCGATATGCAGGCATTCTCAACACTACTCAGTAACAAATGTAAAATAGTTGCTGTTGCTCATATCAGCAATGTTACCGCTACACGCAACCCGATAGAGCAGATGATTCAGCAGGCCAAGGCAGTCGGCGCCATAACGGTTATTGATGGCGCACAAGGTATTGTGCATGAAGCGGTAAATGTGGCCGAACTGGACGCTGATTTCTATCTTTTCTCAGGACACAAGATCTACGCTCCCACCGGAATCGGTGTTCTATACGGTAAGGAAGAGCTGCTGGAGAAAATGCCTCCGTGGCACGGTGGTGGCAAAATGGTTGAACGGGTTTCCTTTGCTGAAACCACTTTTTCTCAGTTACCGGGTAAGTTTGAAGCGGGTACACCGAATATCGCCGGCGCTATCGCCCTTGAATCAGCCATTAACTGGCTATCTCAGTTCGATCAGAAGGAAGTAGAAAGCCATATTCATAGCATGCAGCAGTATGCCTTCGATAAGTTATCCGCCATTGAAGATGTTAAGATTATCGGCTTTCAAAAGGACAGTTCCGTTCTCAGCTTTGTAATCGATGGCGTACACCATCAGGATATCGACACTCTGCTTAATCAGCAGAATATCGCGGTTCGCTCAGGCCACCACTGCGCGCACCCTTTTATGGATGCCCTGAATATCAAAGGCACCGTCCGTGTCTCTTTCGCGATTTATAACACGATGCAAGATGTAGATAAGCTGGTACAGGCGGTAGAAAAGGCCATGGATATTTTATAGCTGCCTAATCGTCTCCACGATGGCCCTTAGCCCGTTACCTCTGGACGGGCTAAGATGCGCAATCAATCCGGTTTTAGCGAAATAATCATCAATATCAAAGTCGCTTATCTGCTGACGGGTTTTCCCTTCGTAGGCAGCCAGAACCAGAGCAATCAAACCACGAACAATACGGGCATCTGAATCGGCATGAAAATGCCAGATCCCATCAACCTCTTTACTCACCAGCCAGACCTGGCTTTCGCAACCCGAAATAGCCACCGTATCACTCTTAAAGCTTTCATCCATTTTAGGCAGTAGTTTACCCCACTGGATTAACTGGCGGTATCTCTCTTCCCAGCCCTTTAACGACTGCATAGTCTCAACGACTGTGGTTGCATCAATCTCGGTACCAAATGGAGAAGCAGGAAATGTCATATCTTTTATCTCTGGCAGTAAAACAGAATGATTATTTGCTATGTTTTTCGATTAGTTTAGCGACAATACGGGAAACAGCCACAAAACCAAAGGTTGCAGTAACAACCGTTGCAGCACCGAAACCACTGGCACAATCCATTCGCTTCGGACCTTCTGCGGTCGATTTTGTCGCACAAACAGTGCCGTCCGCCTGAGGGTATTTCAGTTGTTCAGTAGAGAATACACATTCAATAGCAAACTTACGTTGAGGGTTTTTACTAAAGTTATAAAAGCGACGAAGATTGTCTTTCAGCTTTTTCGCCAATGGATCCTGAATGGTACGTGCCAGATCAGCCACCTGAATCTGAGTCGGGTCTACCTGTCCGCCTGCGCCGCCGGTTGTAATCACTTTTATTTTATTTCTTTTACAGTAGGCCAGTAACGCTGCTTTAGGTTTAATGCTATCAATGGCATCCAGTACATAATCAAACTCAGTTGTTACATACTCACTGATATTGTCCGGGGTAATAAAGTCATCAATTAAGTTAACTTTACACTCAGGGTTAATCAGAGCTATTCGCTGCTCCATTACCTCTATTTTGCTCTGGCCCACGGTGCCCGACATGGCATGAATCTGACGGTTTATGTTAGTAACACAAACATCATCCATATCAATTAAGGTAATTTCACCGATGCCGGTTCTGGCTAACGCTTCCGCTGCCCATGAACCTACCCCGCCTATACCAATCACACAGACATGAGCCGCACGAAGAATCTCAACTTCCTGATTGCCATAAAGCCTTCTGGTGCCGCCAAATCGTTGTTCATAGCTATCTGAAGCTGGAGTGGTAAGTTCGCGCATAAGTTCCGGACCCTGAATCGGCTTATTAAGTTCGACTAAGCCTTAATAAAATAAGAGTGCGTTTTATACGCACTCTTAGGGGAAAGGTCAATATGGTCGCAGGGAAAGCTTACTGGTTGCTGCTACTCTGCTGTTCTGCTTCGCCGGCAGCCTGTTTTTCAGCCTGCTGCTGACTGTTCAGCCACGGCGAGGCAGACGGGCTGTTTTGTAAGCCAAGCTTCCAGACCCTACCAAAGTGTTTATAGTGCCCTGCCTCTGTACCGGATCTCGGCCCCATGCCATGGTAAAGATCCAGATGGTTCTCTTTTACCGCACCACCAGTATCCAGCACGATCAGCAGTTTTAGCTGAT contains:
- the panE gene encoding 2-dehydropantoate 2-reductase, yielding MNITVLGAGAIGTLWAFYLKQAGHHIELQTRSQDEQVLLRSVDNAPAVSFQANRTSFLAETDLVLVTVKAGQVKTAIDSIADKLHPDTILLFMHNGMGSIDEVYSRLSAHPVVLATTTHGALKQSPEKVLHTGEGITLLGGYNSKGKQCQFLADVLNSALPEVQWDKDINKVLWNKLAVNCAINPLTALYQCKNGELASDSYKAELIQIIEEVTQVMQAEQIDVEFSILFNKVMDVINATAENFSSMHQDIYYQRPSEIDYITGYLCRKAEQHQIAVPANSTLYKKIRQLENHQDNL
- a CDS encoding DJ-1 family glyoxalase III gives rise to the protein MNHNILVPIAPGTEEMEAITMIDIFVRAGYKVTVASVDFNGALSVKASRGVTLTADCKLVDVADEEFDVIALPGGVQGAENFRDSTLLTEMIKQQKYDGRWVAAICAAPALVLQSHNLYPDALMTCHPSFQSTIAENNWRPKRVTIDVTHKLVTSQGPATALEFAMEIVILLSGKAHAWSIAEPMVTLPTLHYHILGN
- the csdE gene encoding cysteine desulfurase sulfur acceptor subunit CsdE: MTFPASPFGTEIDATTVVETMQSLKGWEERYRQLIQWGKLLPKMDESFKSDTVAISGCESQVWLVSKEVDGIWHFHADSDARIVRGLIALVLAAYEGKTRQQISDFDIDDYFAKTGLIAHLSPSRGNGLRAIVETIRQL
- the tcdA gene encoding tRNA cyclic N6-threonylcarbamoyladenosine(37) synthase TcdA encodes the protein MRELTTPASDSYEQRFGGTRRLYGNQEVEILRAAHVCVIGIGGVGSWAAEALARTGIGEITLIDMDDVCVTNINRQIHAMSGTVGQSKIEVMEQRIALINPECKVNLIDDFITPDNISEYVTTEFDYVLDAIDSIKPKAALLAYCKRNKIKVITTGGAGGQVDPTQIQVADLARTIQDPLAKKLKDNLRRFYNFSKNPQRKFAIECVFSTEQLKYPQADGTVCATKSTAEGPKRMDCASGFGAATVVTATFGFVAVSRIVAKLIEKHSK
- the csdA gene encoding cysteine desulfurase CsdA gives rise to the protein MLDINSVRAQFPALSSQATGQLVYLDSAATTQKPEAVINTIQNYYRSHNANVHRGSHSLTAQATSQFESARETVRRFIGASDSKEIIWTRGATEAVNLIAQTYARNALQPGDEILVSEMEHHANIVPWQIVAEQTGAKVVKIPMLADCTLDMQAFSTLLSNKCKIVAVAHISNVTATRNPIEQMIQQAKAVGAITVIDGAQGIVHEAVNVAELDADFYLFSGHKIYAPTGIGVLYGKEELLEKMPPWHGGGKMVERVSFAETTFSQLPGKFEAGTPNIAGAIALESAINWLSQFDQKEVESHIHSMQQYAFDKLSAIEDVKIIGFQKDSSVLSFVIDGVHHQDIDTLLNQQNIAVRSGHHCAHPFMDALNIKGTVRVSFAIYNTMQDVDKLVQAVEKAMDIL